A stretch of DNA from Skermanella mucosa:
TCAGCGAGATGGTCTGGTTGATGTATGTAGCTGGCCTCAGAGCTGTAACCCGCCACGTCCTGTTCGCCTGGGACCGGGACGGGTCCTGATACTCCTGTCTGGAACAGCGAAGGCGTGCGATTGCTTATCAAGTAGCCATGGCCAAGCCGGAGGCGTAACCAGCTTGGCCTCTGGAAAGCTGACCGAAACCGAACTGGCCGTTAATCAAGACGCTGCGAGCCTCGAGCGGCAGAACGGCGAAAAGTAGAGCCGGAAGTAGCCCGGTCATGGGCTGAGTTGGAATGCAGCTGCCTGCCCGTGGGTGCTATGCACTTGGCGGACAGGCGGCTCTATTTCAGGTTTCTTTGCGACCGCTCTGCCGTCTCATCATGGTTCCGGCCGCAACGAGACCGACCATCAGCATGGCACCGGTGGCGGGCTCGGGAACTGAAACCGGATCGCCATCCAGGAGATTCAGCTCAATATCATCAACCCAGCCGCCTTCGCTGATGGCGAACGTGAAGCGAAAATTACACTGAGTGAACGGCTCATCGACACCGCAGAAAGCCTGCTGCGCGAAATCGCCGAACCCGTCGCTGCCAAAAAACTGCTTTCGAACATCGAGATCGAACAGCACCGTGTAGCTGTCGCCATCGACAGTCAATGCGGTACCGGATTGCGTAAACGGATATGAGACGATGTCAGGAAGATTCCCACTCTCATCCTCCTGAACAAAGATTGGCGTAAACCCTTCCGCGAACCTCAGCTCGCGTAATCCTGATCCCTGGAATGAGAACTCATACCTGCCGCTATACAGGTTCGGCAACGGTCCGGTCGTAAAACTTGCTGCCGATCCTGGAATGGGGCTGCCGTTGTCCGTGGTTTGCCCCGGCTCGGCATAGGCCGCGAAGTTGCCCGATCCCCCTCCTGCCACGTCAGGAGGCGCGGCAACAAGGCAGCCGGTATAACCGAGAAGGAAATCGGTACCCGTGCAATTGCTGCTGGCTCCGATCTCGCCACTCTCGAAATCATTCTGATACACAACGATCGCTGAAGCCGTCGATGCCAGCGAGCAGGAAAAAGCCAGCGCCAGTGCCGAGAGCCCAGCGAACCTATTGATTTCGATCACATCATCCTCCCCTGAGTCTCAGGTTCAAATAGGTGTCATGATCATCACCGGGACAAGGCGCTCATCCAGCATAACCCAACTGAGGCATACCGCTAATAAAACAAGCTGATGATCTCAGGTAAAGAACTGGAGGACAGAAACAATAACTTGTCTGCCAGACCAAGGATACCGCCTACCTTTTCTGGAGATCCTTCGATCCGCGAACAGGTTATTCGCGAGTATTCAAGGGTTTTCTCAAAAATAACCACAGAGTGTATATCACCATCACGCCGATCATAAACAAACCAAGTTTCTTCCCTCAACAGAAAATGACCGACCCTGTGCGTGTGCAGCGCCTCCCATAACGCCTGAATTATGCCGACAAGCGATCTTTTCGGACATTGCAGACGAGTAGAACTTCCGGTACAGCTACCCGCGAGAGAAGTCAGCGTGGGCGATCTGACGTCCTGTGGGATGACCGGGCGGCGGGGCGGGGGAGGGGACAGGGTGGACGGCGAGATTTTCACGGCGGCACCAGGGCAGGGGCTGGTGGTGTCGACCGGCATCCTCGGCGACCTCGTCCTTCCAGAAGGCACGTTCGACCCTGACCGCGCCGACGAGATCCGGGACCTCGCTGCTCAAGCTGCGGTCTATGCCACCCAGGCACGCGGACCAGGCACGCTGCGGGCATACCGGTCGGCTTGGCGCCAGTACGATGCCTGGTGCACCCGCCTCGGCCTGCCGGCGCTGAGCGGCGACCCCAGGCTTGTCGGCATGTATCTCACATCCGCGGCCGAGCGCCTCGCCGTCGCGACGCTCCAGGTCCACCTCGCCGCGATCGTCACCGCCCACCGCCTGGTCGGGTTGTCGCTCGACCCCGGTCACCCGAGCATCGCGCTGCTGATGGACGGTATCCGCCGGCGCAGGGGCACCCGCCCGGCCCGCCAGGCGACACCGATTACGCTGGCGATGCTGGCCCGCATGGTCCGGGCCCAGCCCGACACGCCGCTCGGCCTGCGCAACCGCGCCATCCTGCTCGCCGGCTTCGGCGGCGCCCTGCGGCGCTCCGAGATCGTAGCGCTCGACGCCGGCGACCTTGAGTTCGTCGAGGGCCGGGGGGTTGTGCTGACGGTCCGGCGCTCCAAGACCGACCAGCATGGGGCCGGGCAGGCGATCGCGGTCTGGCGCTCCGACGACCCGGATCTGTGCGCCCCGACCGCGCTGCGCCGCTGGCTTGATCACCGCGATGCTAATCATTCCGACGACCCTCTGTTCGTTGGCTTACGCGCCGGCGGTGTCATGACCGCCACCCGGCTATCGGACAAGGCGGTAGTTCGGCTCGTCAGAGACACCGCCGAGGCGGTCGGCGACGGCGATCCCGGGCTGATGGAAAGAACCTTCGGCAGCCTCGCTGTTAGTGCCACCCGCAGCTACTCGGGCCACAGCCTGCGCGCCGGCCTCGCCACCGCGGCGGCCGAGGCGGAGGCTCAACTCCACGACGTCATGCGCCAGACCCGCCACAAGTCGGTCGAGGTCGCCCGCCGCTACATGCGCTCCGCCGACCTCTGGCGCAACAACGTCACCGAGAAGGTCATTCGCCCTCGACCGTGAGGGCGGGGGGAGCGGTGAGGCCGCCAAAACAAAGCTGAGATCGCAAAGAGAAGACACACCTGTGAGCGGCTGCGTCCGCCGAAGTTGCTTCGACCCGGCGGATCGATCGGACGGGTCTGACAGTGCCGATGTGCTATACAGACGCCGGGGAGCCGCATGGGCGAGCTTTGATCTTGTTCGCAATCATACAAGGACTTTCATCTTGGACGCTGTCGACCATCTGACGGAGAACCAGGGCCCGATTGCTCCGACCCGGCCGCGGTCGGTTTACTTTGACGTCGTTGTCGAGGCAAAGAAGCCCGGCTTTGATGCCGACAGCTTCCGCCGGGGGCTGCAGGAGGCGCTTGTCCAGGATCCCGACCTGCTGGCGCTCGGCCGCACGCAGGGCGGCTTCACTGACCATGCCCGGTTCGTTGGCGTCGGTGTCGAACAGGCTGTGGCGGCTGCTCCTGCGGCGGCCTACCGGGTGCGCATTGACTTCAGGCCCGACGGCTGGATCGACCGCGACGTCGTCGACGCCATCATCGCCGACAACGTGAAAGCGGAGATGACGCTCTCCTGAAGCCGCGCCGCATGCCGGAAGGCAGCAGACCAGACGGTAAGGACGGTAGTGAAGTCATCCGCTATCATCGCCCCCGCCCGAACCGCCTGACTTTCACCATCCGAAGCGTTTGGTGACAGGTCCGATGGTCCCGCACTGAGCTGATGGGCACGGCTTTCCCACAAGCGCCGTGCCCCCGCCTCAGCCACCGTTGAGCGCGTCCTTGACAGCCTTGGCCGCCGTGAACTTAGCGGCTTTCGAGGCTGCGATCGTGATCGCCTCGCCGGTCTGGGGATTACGGCCCTGACGCTCGCCGCGCTCGGAAATCCCGAAGCTGCCGAAACCGGAGATGCGGACCTCGTCGCCCTGCTGCAGCGCCTCGGTGACCGTGCCGACCAGGGCCTCCACCGCCTTACCGGCGTCAGCTTTTGTCAGGCCGGCGCGCTCCGCAACAGCGGCAATCAACTCTGCCTGGTTCATGATTGAATTTCCCTTTCAATACTTTGCTCAAACAGGCGTCTAGGCTTTTCTGTGTCATTAAGTGGACCTGATAACAAGCAAAAATCTGTGTATGAGCTGCATAATCGGAGAGAACTCTGACCATAGTAGTAGCCCAAATACCCTTGGCAATGCTGGAGTCTTGGTCATGCCATAAAGGGCCGCGTCCGATTTCAGGAGGCTGAGGACGGATCTTCCGGGATCAGTGCGAGGCGGCCCGCGTAATAATCATCATAAGCTTGGTCCAGGGCTTTTTGGACCTGCGCCCGCAGGTCCGGCGTGGCGCCAATTTCCTGAACCGTCCAGTCAGTCAGTCCGGCGATCCGGTCGACGAACGCGAGAGCCGCCGCCAGCACCTTGATCTGCCGAACCACCGCAAGGCCGGACGGCAGGTGGGTCACGGACCATCCGCTGGTTCCCGCCTCGCCGATGGTCCGCTGGTCGATCCCGAACGGCGAACGGACGATCCCGTCAACATTGAGCCAGCCCTGGGGCGTGCTGATCGCAAAGGATGAGGCACGCCAGCCGGACGCCTGCGCGGCTTGACTGTCTGGCAGCATGGCAGATTGCATCGTGTGGCCCATGACGGCAGAATTGCAGAACCAAACCAAAACGTCTAGTTCGGTCCGACGCGATCATGCCCGGAGCGACAGCATACGCCGGCATCCCTCACGGGGCGGTTCAGCCGACAAGGACCTCCTCATCGAACGCCGCGCGCGCATCCTGTTCAGGCTGCCGATCGGCCATCGCGGTGCGGTACCAGTGCTCGGCATGCTGGAGATTGTGCTGCGTCGCGATTTCGTCGCCGATCACCTTGGCCTGCTGGGCAAGTTCCAGGTAGCGCGCGTACTTTGCCATGGCATTGCCGCCGACCTTGCCCCGGTCGGCCCCCGATCGACCGGCCCTGCCGTTCCATGACGGCTTGGGATCGGCCGGATACCGGCTGCGGGATCTTGATCGGTGCTGGTCAGGCGGCGTCACGGATGCCCTCATTGTATTGTGGATCATGATCGATGGGGCGGTTGTACCGCTGCCGGAGGGATATCACGCATTCCTGGAAAGAGCTACCAGGTGGATCCGGAACGGGCTCGGCCCAGCTCCGGGCGCTGAGGGTCAGGCGGGAAGTGACCGTCGGGAGTGGCGGGACGGGAAAGGCTCGCCGGGATGGTTGTCGGCCTTATGATGGTAATGGTGACCAGCGATGGGCAGATGTGAGGCCCGGAGTGACGCTGCTGTCCGGGCTATGACCTTGATTTTGCTCAGTGGTGACAAAGTGACACCGGTGGCACTCCGCGACAGCCTCTGAGGCCGACGAGAAGGCCGACGCGCCGTAGGCTTTTTCCCATGCCGGTAGGGACTTGTCGGCAACCCATGTTGCGAAAATAATTTATGGGAAATGTCGTTATTTCAAGATGTAGTTATACCACCACGGTCGCGATGAATGATGGCGACGAGCGTGCCATCCGGCTCAACTCGGCCATGCCAGCGCCGAGATGACCCGTCGGTACATCCGCGAGGCCAACATCTTCCGGCGAAGTTCTGCTGGCAAACTCGGACTCTGAAATGCGAGTGCCTAAATCGCTGTCGGCTGAGGTTGGGTCTGCTACCATCGGATCCAGGAGACCGACTGACGTACAAAAACACCCAAAGCAGCAGATCCTGTGTCAAGCCGCCGATGGGCTGGTAGCTTGCATCTCGAGAACCAGATGGCCGTCCGAAGGGAGCAGGCGGTCGACTGACACACCAGGTGGCAGCCTCATTCTTCTCAAAGTAGCATCACGATCAGCATCGACTGGCATGACCCTTCTGCGAACAAACTCTCAGGCCGGAAACCACATGTGTCATGTGGCAACTTATGAACATCTCTGTGTTAATAAGGTCTAGGTGATCTTTGTCATAACCTATAGAGTGCTTCCACAATACAGAGCCAAAAAATACAAGAATTAAGCGAGGGAGAGACGTTTATGAGCACGAACAAGTTGATAGGAAAGCGCATCGCTGACGCGTTGCGCACCACCAACTCTGACGTACTCGCCGGAAGCCAATCTATAACTATGAATGCATGGGAAAGTTTTGTTTTAGGACGCACTGACCGGGTTCCGGCGGTGCGTAATGTCATCGCGAATTCTTGGATGCGCTGCCTAGGTGATGGTGTCAACCCACATGGCTCGACGGCGCCATTGGTACCTTGCAGCGATATCGAGCTGGAAAGACAGCTTAATTGTGATTTGTTGCAGGCCGCCTCCGGCGTGCTGGCAGAAGCAGTCGATCTGTTGGCAGGCACAGGATCGCTCATGCTGATTACGAATGCCGATGGTGTCGTGCTTGAAGCCGTTGGTGATCTGCGGACGGTTAGCGCTGGGCAGGAAATTTGCCTAGGTCAAGGCGGGCACTGGAAGGAGAGCAATGCTGGCACCAATGGCATTGGCACAGCGCTCGCAGCAGGGCAACCAGTGTTGATAAATGCGGCCGAACACTATTGCGAAGGCATCAAGAAGTGGAGTTGCGCTGGTGCGCCAATCCGCGATCCAATAGACGGAACTATTATCGGCTTGCTCGATATATCAGGACTAAAACAAACTTTTACTGTACAGGTTCTTGCCTTAACTACAATTGCAGCTCATGCCATTGAACGTAATATTGCGCAGCAGACAGAAATTAAGCATTTTCGCCTATTGGAAGCCTGTCTGGAGGAGTCCGCAAAATATGCAGAGGATGGCCTGATTGCATGTGATGCTAAAGGACGCGTGCTGCACGTCAGTCGCAAAGCGATACAATTACTTGAACGACAGTTCGGACCGGGCGTAGTGAACCTCAGGCGTGGGAACCGGATCTCCAATTTGCCCGGACTGGCGGAGGTGAGTGATTGTGCCACCAGTTTATTGCCTGAGCTACGAGCAGATTGGGTCAAGCCCCTGTTCGTAGACGGAAAACGCTGCGGCACACTACTTGTGATCCCAGGCACATCCGGGAGGCGGATTGCTGGTCGCGTCCGCTCCGTGCCACATGAGAGCGACCCTGGCCGTGCAGACTTCAATTGCATTATCGGGAACAGCCCGAGCATGCAAACCGTCATAGATCAAGCTCGCCGATTGGCATCTCTGTCTATCCCGGTCCTTATCGAGGGTGAAACGGGGGTCGGCAAAGAACTCTTTGCGCGGGCGATCCACGGCACCAGCGATGTGGCAGGCGGACCATTCGTTCCGTTCAACTGTGGCGCTGTTTCCAAGGAGATGTTGGCTAGTGAGCTATTCGGCTATGTCCGTGGAGCCTTCACGGGGGCAAGCACCGAAGGTCGCGTAGGACGTTTCGAGCTTGCTAATGATGGCGTACTGTGCTTGGACGAAATCGGTGAATTGCCTCTCGATCTGCAACCCTATCTTCTGCGCGTTCTAGAGGAAGGGATCATTTATCGTATTGGCGACAACACTCCCCGGC
This window harbors:
- a CDS encoding PEP-CTERM sorting domain-containing protein, which encodes MIEINRFAGLSALALAFSCSLASTASAIVVYQNDFESGEIGASSNCTGTDFLLGYTGCLVAAPPDVAGGGSGNFAAYAEPGQTTDNGSPIPGSAASFTTGPLPNLYSGRYEFSFQGSGLRELRFAEGFTPIFVQEDESGNLPDIVSYPFTQSGTALTVDGDSYTVLFDLDVRKQFFGSDGFGDFAQQAFCGVDEPFTQCNFRFTFAISEGGWVDDIELNLLDGDPVSVPEPATGAMLMVGLVAAGTMMRRQSGRKET
- a CDS encoding site-specific integrase; this encodes MDGEIFTAAPGQGLVVSTGILGDLVLPEGTFDPDRADEIRDLAAQAAVYATQARGPGTLRAYRSAWRQYDAWCTRLGLPALSGDPRLVGMYLTSAAERLAVATLQVHLAAIVTAHRLVGLSLDPGHPSIALLMDGIRRRRGTRPARQATPITLAMLARMVRAQPDTPLGLRNRAILLAGFGGALRRSEIVALDAGDLEFVEGRGVVLTVRRSKTDQHGAGQAIAVWRSDDPDLCAPTALRRWLDHRDANHSDDPLFVGLRAGGVMTATRLSDKAVVRLVRDTAEAVGDGDPGLMERTFGSLAVSATRSYSGHSLRAGLATAAAEAEAQLHDVMRQTRHKSVEVARRYMRSADLWRNNVTEKVIRPRP
- a CDS encoding HU family DNA-binding protein, whose translation is MNQAELIAAVAERAGLTKADAGKAVEALVGTVTEALQQGDEVRISGFGSFGISERGERQGRNPQTGEAITIAASKAAKFTAAKAVKDALNGG
- a CDS encoding DUF4167 domain-containing protein produces the protein MTPPDQHRSRSRSRYPADPKPSWNGRAGRSGADRGKVGGNAMAKYARYLELAQQAKVIGDEIATQHNLQHAEHWYRTAMADRQPEQDARAAFDEEVLVG
- a CDS encoding sigma-54-dependent Fis family transcriptional regulator → MSTNKLIGKRIADALRTTNSDVLAGSQSITMNAWESFVLGRTDRVPAVRNVIANSWMRCLGDGVNPHGSTAPLVPCSDIELERQLNCDLLQAASGVLAEAVDLLAGTGSLMLITNADGVVLEAVGDLRTVSAGQEICLGQGGHWKESNAGTNGIGTALAAGQPVLINAAEHYCEGIKKWSCAGAPIRDPIDGTIIGLLDISGLKQTFTVQVLALTTIAAHAIERNIAQQTEIKHFRLLEACLEESAKYAEDGLIACDAKGRVLHVSRKAIQLLERQFGPGVVNLRRGNRISNLPGLAEVSDCATSLLPELRADWVKPLFVDGKRCGTLLVIPGTSGRRIAGRVRSVPHESDPGRADFNCIIGNSPSMQTVIDQARRLASLSIPVLIEGETGVGKELFARAIHGTSDVAGGPFVPFNCGAVSKEMLASELFGYVRGAFTGASTEGRVGRFELANDGVLCLDEIGELPLDLQPYLLRVLEEGIIYRIGDNTPRRVNARLLAMTNRNLREEVAAGRFRRDLYYRLNVVKLHVPPLRKRDGDVDQLIAHFNQIVADRYSRDPVQFTAETMDALRLYAWPGNVREVRNLMERLILLSSKKIVGVEDLPEELRETVAETGSAKPLEGPATLEMTERRVIEAAVAESRGNMTDAARALGISRSTLYRKMSQYEIDRDS